The Bacillus sp. FJAT-27916 genomic interval AGGAGGTTTATGTGATTTTTTGTATTTCAGCTCTCATTTTACTCGGTTTGTCTTACCTTCTGGCAAAGAAAAATAAAAAATACCAGAAGTACCTAATCATCATCAATACGATGATTGCTCTTAACTACATAATTTGGAGATTCACGACAATCTCTTTTTCTTCCGTTATTAGCTTTATTCTCGGAATTTTGCTTATAGCTGCTGAATTAATTGGCTTATGCCAATTCTTCACCTTCCAGTTCCTATTTCTTAGAAAATACAATCGAAAGGAAAAATCATGGGACTGTTATAAGGATCAAGATTTACCTGTAGTAGACGTACTTATCTGTACCTATAATGAATCTCCATCCTTGCTCAAGAAAACACTTGTGGCTGCTTTAAATATGCATTATCCAGCAGATAAGCTGAATGTATATGTCTGTGATGACGGCAATCGAAAGGAGATTGGATCTTTATGTCGAGAGTACGGATGTCATTGGATTACCCGGCAGGATACGAAAGGTGCGAAAGCTGGAAACATTAATCATGCCTTATCGAAGACTACTGGAGATCTGTTTCTTGTACTTGATGCTGATATGATTCCGAAAAAGGAATTCCTTATCAAGACCTTGGGTTATTTCGCAGATGAGGATGTTGCATTTGTCCAAACTCCGCAAGTATTCTACAACATGGATATGTATCAGTACAATTACAGAAGTGATATTCCAAATGAACAGGATTTCTTCATGCGGGATGTTCAGGAAGCTCGTGCTGCAATCAATGCCGTATTGCATGTTGGAACCAACGCTCTCTTCAGAAAGAAGTATGTGGAGGAAATCGGGGGATATCCCACTTGCTCGATTACGGAAGACATGGGGGTCGGCTTGCTTCTGCACGCCAAACAATATAAAGGAGTTTTCGTCAATGAAGAGCTCGCATATGGTATAAGTGCCCAGACCTACACAGACCTATTGAAACAGCGTGACCGCTGGTGCCGCGGCAATCTGCAGATTATGTACAAGCTTTGGCCAAAAGCATCTAAGGGTCTTAGCATGGCCCAAAGACTTGCTTATTTTGACGGGCTGCTTTATTGGTTTTCGAGCATCCAAAAGATGATCTACCTTATGATGCCAATTCTCTTTTTAATCTTTGCCATCCCTATTATTCATGCTTCGGTTTACGACCTTATCATGTTGTTTATTCCGTTTATTATCGGGCAATTATTAATCTTCAAAGCTCTCTCGCCGAAAACACGGTCGATTAGATGGTCCCATATTTATGATACAGCAATGGCTCCTCATCTAACGGTTTCTATCCTTAAGCAACTATTTAAACTGAAGATTGCCTTTCATGTAACACCAAAGGAGACGGAATATAAGAAGGGATATTTCCAGCTCCGGATTGTTCTTCCTCATATTATTCTGGCAGTTCTTTCGTTAGTAAGCTGGTATACTGGCTATCTTTATCTTGAGAATGGTATTATTACGCTTCCTTCCTACCTCATCAATATGATGTGGAGTGTCTTTAATTTGTTTGCGTTAATCATATGCATTTATGTTGCTTATCAGAAACCGATCACACATAAGCCAGAGCAAATTTCATTAGATGCACCCGTTGATGTGGCAATCAAGACAACTGCCAATGGAGCAGCCAGGAAATTCCCGCTCCATTATTATGCGGATAACAAGGCTGGGATCGCCCATTACGGACGCTGCCCATTTAGTATTCATCAACAGATTTGGTTCAGCTACGATGGTATTAACTATTTGAAGGCTAGAATTTCCAAAACCAATAGTCGATATATTGAATTGCTTTTCGCTGAGCTCGATAACAAGGAATTTCATATTTATATGAACCATTACGCGGAATACCTTCAAACACCTTATAAATTTGAACAAGCATAAATAATAACACCAAGAGGCTGGTACATAAGTATCTCAGCCAATGATAAACCCGAAGGATTAGACGATAAATGAATGAATCTATCATCTAATCCTTCGGGTCTTTATTTGTTGTTTTCTATGCATGAGTTGATTGTGACCTTCTACTATTAGTGACTAGCGGAATGGAACGGGCTTGTCTTTCCAACTGCTACCCGAATAGGAAGAATAAGTGACAATCATTCGTTTTTGAAAATCATTTACTCCATTTTCCCAGCCTCTTTTTTGATAAGAACATCAAATCCAGTTTAATAATACCAATCGATTATTCTGCATAAGCTTAATAAATGTTTAAATAGCCCTTATTTTAGGAAATGTATAGAAAGTAGGAGGTCATTTATGGATGCTTTGTTATATTTACTTTTTGCCCTCGCCTATTTAGGCCTATTCATCTTCCTGCTTCTAACTATCAAACGGAGCGGTCTAGCTGTCTTGTCTAATGTTCTCATCCTTGTCATAACACCATTGATTTATGACAATACCATTCTTGGGATTGGGAAATGGATTGGAGAAGGAGAGCTTTTAAAGAATTTAAATGCGGCGCGCTATTGGCTGCATGCCATATTCACCCCGCTGTTAATTGTCTTTTCCCTGGATGTCCTTCGCAGAGCTCGTATTAATTGGGCCAATACGTCTGCCGCCATGTGGATCACGGTTATTTATACGCTTATCGCTTTCCTCGTTGAGCTGTTTACGGTTGTACTCGGTCTTACCCTAAAAGCAGAAACCACATTTGGTGTATTAAAGTATTCAGCGACAAATTCCCCTTCAGGTCCGCCTGTCATGATCTTGATGGTTACGCTTGCTCTTTTGGCTGCATCGATTTTTCTTTGGAAGCGGACAGGATGGTTTTGGATGTTTATCGGTGTCGCCCTGATGCTTATCGGCAGCCTGGTTGATCTTCCAATAGAAAGCGGAGCCATCACGAATGCATTCGAGTTAATTCTTCTTACATCCCTCATTTGGACGAAATATCATCAGGATAAGAATTAGCCATAAAGAAAGGCTTCCGTTCATGGTGGAACGGGAGCCCTTCTCATTTTATACGAGCCATTTCTTAATGGTAGAGAATAGTTGTTCAAGATTGATTGGCTTTGTTCGTAAATCAGATACACCACATTCGAGACATTTTTCTTGATCCCCTTTAAATGCCTTTGCGGTTAGTACCAAGATGGGAGTCGTTTCAAATGCCTTATTAGCCCGGATAGCCTTCAATTACTCTCATCTTCCGAGAAATCTTCAATCATCCCATACCCATTCTGAAAATAAATATCTAACAACGACCGCAATTCAATCAGAAACGCTCGTCCTTCGACTGAGCCTGTTAAGTCATCCAGCTTCTCATATCCCTGCTTTGTCGGTCACTGATTGACTTTATCATTTCATCATTCACACCATGTACATTCTCAATCGCAACCTGGGAAAGAATCGCATCAATGTATTGATAGTTTTGTTGAATCTCTTGTGTAATATGTAATTGTTCGGACCGTTCATTAACAATTTCCAAAAAATCCTTGCGGGTACTATTCAGCATTCCCATGAGAATACAGAAAACAATCGCAGATACAAACATGATTACGGTAAATCCGATAATGATTGTCTTCCTAAATCCAATTCTATTCATGGTTTCATCCGTCCAATCTATAAACTTAATCAATTCATTGTAATCTTCAGATATCGGGATGAATACAGGTACTATATTCCATAAAATAACCGGCAAAAAAACTGGTCCATAATCTGGACCAGTTCACCCATTTCCATATGCATGCCGCTCTTTAATGAGCTTTTCATTTCTTGTCTTAAATACTTCATTATGGGAGGAGACCATACCTGACGGATGGGAGGATGGGTCAATATATTGCTTTGCGCTATTAACCGCGTTGACTGCATCCTGAAAGGCTCCAAGGAGCATATATACCTTTCCATCGTACGCAATATTATCACCGGCAGCGAACAATCCTTCGACCGAAAGCACTCCCTTTCCTGTACTCTCAAAATAAGCTTCATTCGTTTTCCTCGGCTCAATGGCTTCGGCGAAGCTCACAGAAGATTCCCGATGATATCCATGATTAATAAGAACATCATCTACTTCAAGAAGCTGATTTACACCATCCACTGTAATAGCGGCAGCAGCGATGACATCCTTTTCTTCATTGGGATACAGGCGAGTAATCATTCCGTTTAGAATAATGGCTACTCCATTCTCCCTCAATTTCTTCACCTGTGCCTCATGGGCTGACAGCTCTTCCTTTCGATAGACAACCGTCACGTTCTTCGCTACGTTCATTAGTTCTACAGCCCAGTCAACAGCTGTATTTCCGCCTCCGGATATCAGCACTCTGCTACCTCGGAACCGGTCTATTCTTCCAACGGTATAATGAAGATTTGTCAATTCATATTTGTGGGCATCTTCAACCTCCAGCTTTTGCGGGGAGATGATGCCGCCGCCATTAGCCAGAATAACTGCTTTTGAATAGTGAACCTCTCCATCACTTGCTGTTATGACGAATAAGTCTCCCTCTTTCTCAATCCGCTCAACTTTCTGATTCAGGCATACAGCAGGATGGAAGGTTAAACCTTGTTCAATAAGGTCTTCACAAAATTCATGCGCGAGGACAGGTCTGAGTCCCCCTACGTCCCAAATCATCTTCTCTGGATAAATTCTCACCTTTCCACCAAGGGTGTTCTGACATTCAATTATCTTTGTTTTCATCTCCCTTAATCCGCTGTAAAACGCACTATACAAACCGGCAGGTCCTCCGCCGATAATCGTTATATCAAATAATTCTTTCATAATGATCTCCTTATTATTATGATAGATGACCTATTTGCTACTCTTAGTATAAATGAAAATAATTATCATTATCAATAAAAGTTTGTCATTATCTTACATTCTACCGTCTCACCTAGACAGGATACTTCAAAATCAGTCTCTCCACATTCAGTCTGCAATTTGATATAATGGTAAAAATAGAATTGAATGTAACCTTAATAATTGGAGATGTGCCATGTTTGAACTATTCATGGACGTAGATTATCAAGCCATTAGACAGGCCGTATTTGCTGCCTATCTACTCACGATTGTCTTTCCGATTGCTGTTATGTACTTCACGAACCATAACGGATCTTTCGCAGAAGACCAAACAATTGGCTTATCTCAAGCGTCCATTCTATATGTTAATGATAAATGCAATGTTGCGGACCGTAGAAAAACACAGCGCTTCTTCACCTTATTCCGATTGAAAGTCATGCCGACGGATAACGAAGACGCTCATTCCTTCTCTTTTGTATAAACCATACAAACTTTGAGGAGGAATTTAATTGAAAAAAGGAATGGCACTTTTATTTATTCCATTATTGTTAACTGGCTGTTCAGCAAACACTCAAGGAGATGGCTTTTTCCATCAGCTTGTTGTTTCACCGCTGACACATCTATTGGAATTTAATGCACAAATATTTAACGGAAATTATGGGCTTGGGATTATTCTTGCGACACTGTTACTTCGATTCCTGCTGCTTCCCTTAATGGCAAAGCAGTACAAATCCCAGGCAGAAATGAAGCAGAAGATGGAAACCATCAAACCTGAGGTAGCCGCTATCCAAGAGAAGTTGAAAAAAGCAACAGACATGGCCGAAAAGTCAGAGCTTCAACAAGAATTAATGAAGCTTTATCAAACTCAAGGCATCAATCCGCTTAATATGGGCTGCCTGCCGATGCTGATTCAAATGCC includes:
- a CDS encoding glycosyltransferase, with protein sequence MIFCISALILLGLSYLLAKKNKKYQKYLIIINTMIALNYIIWRFTTISFSSVISFILGILLIAAELIGLCQFFTFQFLFLRKYNRKEKSWDCYKDQDLPVVDVLICTYNESPSLLKKTLVAALNMHYPADKLNVYVCDDGNRKEIGSLCREYGCHWITRQDTKGAKAGNINHALSKTTGDLFLVLDADMIPKKEFLIKTLGYFADEDVAFVQTPQVFYNMDMYQYNYRSDIPNEQDFFMRDVQEARAAINAVLHVGTNALFRKKYVEEIGGYPTCSITEDMGVGLLLHAKQYKGVFVNEELAYGISAQTYTDLLKQRDRWCRGNLQIMYKLWPKASKGLSMAQRLAYFDGLLYWFSSIQKMIYLMMPILFLIFAIPIIHASVYDLIMLFIPFIIGQLLIFKALSPKTRSIRWSHIYDTAMAPHLTVSILKQLFKLKIAFHVTPKETEYKKGYFQLRIVLPHIILAVLSLVSWYTGYLYLENGIITLPSYLINMMWSVFNLFALIICIYVAYQKPITHKPEQISLDAPVDVAIKTTANGAARKFPLHYYADNKAGIAHYGRCPFSIHQQIWFSYDGINYLKARISKTNSRYIELLFAELDNKEFHIYMNHYAEYLQTPYKFEQA
- a CDS encoding NAD(P)/FAD-dependent oxidoreductase → MKELFDITIIGGGPAGLYSAFYSGLREMKTKIIECQNTLGGKVRIYPEKMIWDVGGLRPVLAHEFCEDLIEQGLTFHPAVCLNQKVERIEKEGDLFVITASDGEVHYSKAVILANGGGIISPQKLEVEDAHKYELTNLHYTVGRIDRFRGSRVLISGGGNTAVDWAVELMNVAKNVTVVYRKEELSAHEAQVKKLRENGVAIILNGMITRLYPNEEKDVIAAAAITVDGVNQLLEVDDVLINHGYHRESSVSFAEAIEPRKTNEAYFESTGKGVLSVEGLFAAGDNIAYDGKVYMLLGAFQDAVNAVNSAKQYIDPSSHPSGMVSSHNEVFKTRNEKLIKERHAYGNG
- a CDS encoding response regulator, whose amino-acid sequence is MKAIRANKAFETTPILVLTAKAFKGDQEKCLECGVSDLRTKPINLEQLFSTIKKWLV
- the yidC gene encoding membrane protein insertase YidC; translation: MKKGMALLFIPLLLTGCSANTQGDGFFHQLVVSPLTHLLEFNAQIFNGNYGLGIILATLLLRFLLLPLMAKQYKSQAEMKQKMETIKPEVAAIQEKLKKATDMAEKSELQQELMKLYQTQGINPLNMGCLPMLIQMPILMGFYLAIKGSAEIATHSFLWYSLGDADIIMTLIAGAVYYLQFKMSMSQMPAEQQGQMKIMGLISPMMIMFISFSAPAALPLYWSTSGLFLIVQNMFLRKKYNPKRVVIPSLQSEPSGKK